A genome region from Streptomyces pratensis includes the following:
- a CDS encoding VOC family protein — protein sequence MTVGKTSVLVLDCAEPVELAAFYAALLDAETRVGSDPDFVEVVGNNGVHLAIRRDHGFAPPSWPRPEDSLQAHLRVLVDPDDMDEAEREAIGLGARPVDSGGSNSRLRDVRVYTDPAGHSFSLAVYPAPPA from the coding sequence ATGACTGTCGGGAAAACGAGCGTTCTTGTCCTGGACTGTGCCGAGCCCGTGGAACTCGCCGCGTTCTACGCGGCCCTGCTGGACGCCGAGACGCGCGTCGGGAGCGATCCCGACTTCGTCGAGGTCGTCGGCAACAACGGTGTCCATCTCGCGATACGGCGTGATCACGGCTTCGCGCCGCCCAGCTGGCCCCGCCCCGAGGACTCCCTCCAGGCGCACCTGCGTGTCCTGGTGGACCCGGACGACATGGACGAGGCCGAGCGCGAGGCGATAGGCCTCGGCGCCCGGCCCGTGGACAGTGGGGGCAGCAACAGCCGTCTGCGTGACGTCCGCGTCTACACGGATCCGGCCGGGCACTCGTTCTCCCTGGCGGTGTACCCGGCCCCTCCCGCCTAG
- a CDS encoding response regulator transcription factor: MREPGDATELRAALLRLRRASGLPVVFGGLLSDARHARIAELSGAQTPALRGLVISAGSGLGGKAIALSRPCAVTDYPSSRHISHEYDTAVAAEGLRSVVAVPVVVRRAVRGVLYGALREPLTLGDRTFDAAASAARDVEQALAVRDEVQQLLAATREQLTEPGAGPGTWEDVREAHRELRALAPRIVDPSLRDELLSVCGRLASAAGADRVPVSGRPRLAPREVDVVACVASGATNAAAAERLGLRPETVKSYLRSAMRKLGAHTRLEAVVAARRAGLLP; encoded by the coding sequence GTGCGGGAACCGGGCGACGCGACGGAGCTGCGGGCGGCCCTGCTGAGGCTGCGCCGGGCGAGCGGGCTGCCGGTGGTCTTCGGCGGGCTGCTCTCGGATGCCCGCCACGCCAGGATCGCCGAGCTGAGCGGGGCGCAGACCCCGGCACTGCGGGGGCTCGTCATCTCGGCGGGGAGCGGCCTCGGCGGTAAGGCGATCGCCCTGTCCCGTCCGTGCGCGGTCACGGACTACCCCTCGTCGCGCCACATCAGCCACGAGTACGACACGGCCGTCGCGGCGGAGGGCCTGCGCTCGGTCGTCGCGGTGCCCGTCGTGGTGCGCCGGGCGGTGCGCGGTGTGCTGTACGGGGCGTTGCGCGAGCCGCTCACGCTCGGGGACCGTACGTTCGACGCGGCGGCCTCCGCGGCGCGGGACGTGGAACAGGCCCTGGCCGTCCGCGACGAGGTGCAGCAGCTCCTGGCGGCCACCAGGGAGCAGCTGACCGAGCCCGGTGCGGGCCCCGGCACCTGGGAGGACGTCCGCGAGGCGCATCGCGAGCTGCGCGCGCTGGCCCCGAGGATCGTGGATCCTTCGCTGCGTGACGAGCTGCTCTCGGTGTGCGGGCGGCTGGCCTCGGCCGCGGGGGCGGACCGGGTTCCGGTGTCCGGCCGGCCGCGGCTGGCGCCGCGCGAGGTCGATGTGGTCGCCTGCGTGGCGTCGGGTGCCACGAACGCCGCCGCGGCCGAACGGCTGGGACTGCGGCCCGAGACTGTGAAGAGCTATCTGCGGTCGGCGATGCGGAAGCTGGGGGCGCACACCCGGCTGGAGGCGGTGGTGGCGGCACGGCGCGCGGGCCTGCTGCCGTGA
- a CDS encoding MFS transporter: MAESTEHPATGTPGAGPSDPRRWRALAVCLVAGFMTLLDVSIVNVALPSIKEGLDTPESDLQWVLSGYALAFGLVLIPGGRLGDARGRRVMFMAGLTLFTLASAACGAAQSSLWLVIARLLQGAAGGLLSPQISALIQQMFSGRERGRAFGMFGTVVGISTAVGPLLGGLLIQGAGAQEGWRWVFYVNLPIGIVCLVLAHRLLPDTPSAKPVRPRDLDPVGVLLLGAGVLALLLPLVQAQQWPGNGKWLLVAVAAVLLAAFVAWESRCARRGFQPVLNLSLFRLRSFWLGCLMILLYFAGFTSIFFISTLYLQSGLNYSALEAGLAITPFALGAGASASIGGRLVGRFGRPLIVVGLTMVAVGLGLTALAAHLVPGRGAGLAMAAPLLLAGLGSGLVIAPNQTLTLSEVPVENGGSAGGTLQTSQRVGSAIGIAAVGAVFFAQLGPGDWPAAYDHGLLVSVAFVLAALIVALADVAAGRRERRRSETSGATEAAGIPRRTR, encoded by the coding sequence ATGGCAGAGAGCACGGAGCACCCGGCCACGGGCACGCCCGGCGCCGGTCCCTCCGACCCCCGTCGCTGGCGTGCACTCGCAGTCTGCCTGGTGGCGGGCTTCATGACGTTGCTGGACGTCTCCATCGTCAACGTGGCGCTGCCGTCCATCAAGGAGGGCCTCGACACCCCGGAGTCCGACCTCCAGTGGGTGCTGTCCGGCTACGCGCTCGCCTTCGGTCTCGTCCTCATCCCCGGCGGACGCCTCGGCGACGCACGCGGACGACGCGTGATGTTCATGGCGGGGCTGACCCTCTTCACGCTGGCCTCAGCCGCCTGCGGGGCCGCCCAGTCCAGCCTCTGGCTCGTCATCGCCCGCCTTCTCCAGGGTGCGGCCGGCGGACTGTTATCGCCCCAGATCTCCGCGCTGATCCAGCAGATGTTCTCCGGCCGGGAGCGGGGCCGCGCCTTCGGCATGTTCGGCACCGTGGTCGGCATCTCCACCGCGGTCGGCCCCCTCCTGGGCGGCCTCCTCATCCAGGGCGCCGGTGCGCAGGAAGGCTGGCGGTGGGTGTTCTACGTCAACCTGCCGATCGGGATCGTGTGCCTCGTGCTGGCCCATCGGCTGCTCCCCGACACACCCTCGGCGAAACCGGTGCGCCCGCGCGACCTGGACCCCGTCGGCGTACTGCTGCTGGGGGCCGGGGTCCTCGCCCTGCTGCTGCCGTTGGTCCAGGCCCAGCAGTGGCCGGGCAACGGGAAGTGGCTGCTCGTGGCGGTGGCCGCCGTCCTGCTCGCGGCCTTCGTGGCCTGGGAGTCCCGCTGCGCGCGACGAGGCTTCCAGCCGGTGCTGAACCTGTCACTCTTCCGGCTCCGGTCCTTCTGGCTGGGCTGTCTGATGATCCTGCTGTACTTCGCCGGCTTCACCTCGATCTTCTTCATCAGCACGCTCTACCTGCAGTCCGGGCTGAACTACAGCGCCCTGGAGGCCGGCCTCGCGATCACCCCGTTCGCCCTGGGCGCCGGTGCGTCGGCGAGCATCGGCGGCCGGCTGGTCGGCCGGTTCGGCCGGCCGCTCATCGTCGTGGGCCTCACCATGGTGGCCGTAGGACTCGGGCTCACCGCCCTGGCCGCGCACCTGGTGCCGGGCAGGGGCGCGGGACTCGCCATGGCGGCCCCCCTGCTGCTGGCCGGCCTGGGCAGCGGACTCGTCATCGCGCCCAACCAGACCCTCACCCTCTCCGAGGTGCCGGTCGAGAACGGGGGCAGCGCCGGCGGCACACTCCAGACCAGCCAGCGGGTCGGCTCGGCCATCGGGATCGCCGCGGTGGGCGCGGTCTTCTTCGCCCAGCTCGGCCCCGGCGACTGGCCCGCGGCCTACGACCACGGGCTGCTCGTCTCGGTCGCATTCGTCCTCGCGGCACTGATCGTGGCACTGGCCGACGTCGCGGCGGGCAGGCGGGAGAGGAGACGTTCCGAGACGTCCGGAGCCACCGAGGCTGCCGGCATCCCGAGGAGGACACGATGA
- a CDS encoding glutathione S-transferase family protein, which yields MSDAEDREQGGNAAYGHKPFKRSRSHFADRITADGRDGWPVEAGRYRLVVSRACPWASRSLVSRRLLGLESALSLAVADPVQDDRSWRFTLDEGGKDPVLGIGYLSEAYDARERGYPGGVSVPAIVDVPTRALVTNDYQQITLDLATEWTVLHRPGAPDLYPEPLRDEIDTVMDGIYRDVNNGVYRAGFAAGQGEYEAAYVDVFRRLDLVSERLAGQRYLVGDTITEADIRLFTTLVRFDAVYHGHFKCNRSKLAEDPVLWAYARDLFQTPGFGDTVDFDHIKRHYYRVQTGINPTGIVPLGPDLSGWRSPHHREQLGGRPFGDGTPPGPVPAGEEVPAQGRP from the coding sequence ATGAGCGACGCCGAGGACCGGGAGCAGGGCGGGAACGCCGCATACGGTCACAAGCCCTTCAAACGATCCCGCAGCCACTTCGCCGACCGCATCACCGCCGACGGCCGCGACGGCTGGCCCGTCGAGGCCGGACGCTACCGTCTCGTCGTCAGCCGGGCCTGCCCCTGGGCCAGCCGGTCCCTGGTCTCACGCCGTCTGCTCGGCCTGGAGAGCGCCCTCTCGCTGGCCGTCGCCGACCCCGTCCAGGACGACCGCAGCTGGCGCTTCACCCTCGACGAGGGCGGCAAGGATCCGGTGCTCGGCATCGGATACCTGAGCGAGGCCTACGACGCCCGGGAACGCGGTTACCCGGGCGGGGTGAGCGTGCCCGCGATCGTCGACGTACCGACCCGTGCCCTTGTCACCAACGACTACCAGCAGATCACGCTGGACCTGGCCACCGAATGGACCGTCCTGCACCGCCCCGGCGCGCCCGACCTCTACCCGGAGCCGCTCCGCGACGAGATCGACACGGTCATGGACGGCATCTACCGGGACGTAAACAACGGCGTCTACCGTGCCGGATTCGCCGCCGGACAAGGCGAGTACGAGGCGGCGTACGTCGATGTGTTCCGCCGCCTTGACCTGGTCTCCGAACGCCTCGCCGGGCAGCGCTACCTGGTCGGCGACACGATCACCGAGGCGGACATCCGGCTGTTCACCACCCTGGTGCGCTTCGACGCCGTGTACCACGGGCACTTCAAGTGCAACCGCTCGAAGCTCGCCGAGGACCCCGTCCTGTGGGCGTACGCCCGCGATCTGTTCCAGACCCCCGGCTTCGGCGACACCGTGGACTTCGACCACATCAAGCGCCACTACTACCGGGTGCAGACCGGCATCAACCCGACCGGCATCGTGCCGCTCGGCCCCGACCTGTCCGGCTGGCGGTCCCCGCACCACCGGGAGCAGCTCGGGGGCCGCCCCTTCGGGGACGGAACCCCGCCCGGACCGGTTCCGGCCGGCGAGGAGGTCCCGGCACAGGGCCGTCCCTGA
- a CDS encoding DMT family transporter: protein MISVLFAVLTAFSNGTASVLQRRAALRVPDSEAMRLSLFGHLLRQKVWLAGIALVIVAAVCQAVALATGPIAVVQPIFVIELPATLVVAGFVMRVGVSRQVWYGVAAVTLGLALGMAAAAPVGGSDDVQGAAWIPALVATCAFEAALIAVALGTSGNARAALLGLAAACGYALTAALMKDSMSRLDADGVVGLLTAWQLYATAVAGVGALFLLQNALQAGSLVAVQPMLTLGDALISIAYGVTLFGEELRSGWWLLPQLIGVGMIAVGCVVLARSPLASANAAPARVE, encoded by the coding sequence GTGATCAGTGTCCTGTTCGCCGTCCTGACCGCTTTCAGCAACGGCACCGCCTCGGTGCTGCAGCGTCGCGCCGCCCTCAGGGTGCCTGACAGCGAGGCGATGCGTCTGTCGCTGTTCGGGCATCTGCTGCGACAGAAGGTGTGGCTCGCCGGGATCGCTCTCGTGATCGTCGCCGCCGTCTGCCAGGCCGTGGCTCTGGCCACGGGTCCCATCGCCGTGGTCCAGCCGATCTTCGTGATCGAGCTGCCCGCGACCCTGGTCGTCGCCGGGTTCGTGATGCGGGTCGGGGTATCGCGCCAGGTCTGGTACGGGGTGGCCGCCGTGACTCTGGGCCTGGCCCTGGGCATGGCTGCCGCCGCGCCGGTCGGCGGCAGCGACGATGTCCAGGGGGCGGCGTGGATCCCGGCGCTCGTGGCGACCTGCGCCTTCGAGGCCGCGCTGATCGCCGTGGCGCTCGGCACCTCCGGGAACGCGCGGGCCGCGCTGCTGGGGCTGGCCGCGGCGTGCGGGTACGCGCTGACCGCCGCGTTGATGAAGGACTCGATGTCGCGGCTGGACGCCGACGGTGTGGTCGGACTGCTGACGGCGTGGCAGCTGTACGCCACCGCGGTGGCGGGGGTGGGTGCGCTGTTCCTCCTCCAGAACGCGCTGCAGGCCGGCTCGCTGGTGGCGGTGCAGCCGATGCTGACGCTCGGGGACGCGCTCATCAGCATCGCCTACGGAGTGACGCTGTTCGGCGAGGAGCTGCGGTCCGGGTGGTGGCTGCTGCCCCAGCTGATCGGCGTGGGCATGATCGCGGTCGGCTGCGTCGTCCTCGCCCGCTCCCCGCTGGCCTCCGCGAACGCGGCGCCGGCACGTGTGGAGTGA
- a CDS encoding winged helix DNA-binding domain-containing protein encodes MAAKNAPVLSTRALNRATMERQLLLRRTAVPVKDAVRRLVGLQAQNTRPPYFQLFSRLQDFDPGALSALMESREVVRIVTLRSTIHTHTAEDALTLRPLVQPARDRELGMFRSGLTGVDLDRLASLARGLVEERPRTMKELREELLVHWPDADPRALAVAARCRLPLVQVTPRGLWGRSGQVALTTAEHWLDTTPHPAASPDATVLRYLGAFGPASVKDMQTWAGLTRMREVFERLRPRLLTFRDENGVELFDLPDAPRPDPDTPAPARFLPEFDNLLLGHADRTRVIPPAHKGRNGVGNQSYGTVLSDGFLAAIWRLDETRETAIVTVQALGKLDRAAREEITQEAVDMLTVMSPAPAYDVRFGTFVDFGD; translated from the coding sequence ATGGCCGCCAAGAACGCTCCCGTGCTCTCCACCCGCGCACTCAACCGGGCAACGATGGAGCGCCAGTTGCTCCTACGCCGCACAGCCGTGCCGGTGAAGGACGCTGTCCGCCGCCTTGTCGGCCTGCAGGCCCAGAACACCAGGCCACCGTATTTCCAGCTCTTCTCCCGGCTTCAGGACTTCGACCCGGGCGCGCTCTCGGCGCTGATGGAGTCCCGCGAGGTCGTCAGGATCGTCACCCTCCGCTCCACCATCCACACCCACACCGCCGAGGACGCCCTCACTCTGCGCCCCCTGGTCCAGCCGGCCCGCGACCGGGAGCTCGGCATGTTCCGGAGCGGCCTCACGGGTGTGGACCTGGACCGGCTCGCTTCGCTCGCCAGAGGGCTCGTCGAGGAACGGCCGCGCACCATGAAGGAACTGCGGGAGGAACTGCTCGTCCACTGGCCGGACGCCGACCCCCGCGCTCTGGCGGTCGCGGCCCGCTGCCGGCTGCCGCTCGTCCAGGTCACCCCGCGCGGGCTGTGGGGGCGCAGCGGACAGGTCGCCCTGACGACCGCCGAACACTGGCTCGACACCACGCCGCACCCCGCGGCCTCCCCCGACGCGACCGTGCTGCGCTATCTCGGCGCCTTCGGACCCGCCTCGGTGAAGGACATGCAGACGTGGGCGGGGCTCACCCGGATGCGCGAGGTCTTCGAGCGGCTGAGGCCCCGGCTCCTCACCTTCCGCGACGAGAACGGCGTCGAGCTCTTCGACCTGCCCGACGCCCCGCGACCCGACCCCGACACCCCGGCCCCGGCACGCTTCCTCCCCGAGTTCGACAACCTCCTCCTGGGCCACGCCGACAGGACCCGGGTGATCCCGCCCGCCCACAAGGGACGCAACGGCGTGGGCAACCAGTCCTACGGAACGGTCCTGTCCGACGGCTTCCTTGCCGCGATCTGGCGCCTCGACGAGACCCGGGAGACCGCGATCGTCACCGTGCAGGCCTTGGGCAAGCTGGACCGGGCCGCCCGCGAGGAGATCACCCAGGAGGCCGTGGACATGCTGACGGTGATGTCACCCGCGCCCGCCTACGACGTCCGCTTCGGCACGTTCGTCGACTTCGGGGACTGA